TAATTTCCTTTCGACTTCTTTAATCCTGTTTTCCATGAGTCCTTCTGCAACATTTATAGGTACTCCAAAGGTATTCAATATATCAGATTGCATCTGCATAACAGTATAAAGGTCTGCATAGGCTCTTCCAGAAGGATGATGTGAGAGTATAAGATCTATCTTTTTGCCTTTAGAACGCAGGGTTTCGGCCAACAAAATCTCACCCACATCAATATCGATACCCACGAGAATGCTTTGAACATTCTCTTCACCAGAACCATATAAAATTCTTGAGTCAGGATATGGATTCTTTATGGATTCCTTATCATAAAACTCACGTTCATCCTCATTGAGAGTTTCGTATTGTTTTTTCTTCCTCTTCAGTTCCCTGATAACCACATCTTTACCACGGGGGTCATTTTGAATTCCTGTCTCAATGGCTTTATTGTAAAAATTTCTTAAATTCATGTGCCTGTTAAGAGATCTTTAACCCTTTGATTAACAATTTTACCGTCAGCGAGTCCCTTAACACGTGACATTACTATACGCATAACTCTACCTAAATCTTTCAAACCTTGAGCAGATGTTTCTTTTATAGATTCAAGGATAATTTTGTCAATTTCTTCAGGAGAAAGTTGTCTTGGTAAATATGATTGAAGTATAGCAAGTTCCTGACTTTCTTTTTTGGCTAAATCCTCTCGCCCTCCATTTGAAAACATTTCTATAGATTCTTTTCTCTGTTTGCAAAGAGATGAAATGACATCAATTATATCTTCATCGGATAATTCTTTACCTTTGTCTATCTGCCTGTTCTTTGAAGAAGCCTTCAGCATTCTTAAAACAGAAACCTTTAAACTGTCCGATGTTTTTAATGCAGTCTTATAATCATCTTCAATTTTTTGCAAGAGGGACATTATTTGACCGCCATTCTAATTTTCTTTAGAGCTTTTTTACGAGCAGCGAGCGCCTTTTTTTTCCTTTTAACGCTTGGCTTTTCGTAATGCTCTCTTTTCTTTATTTCTGAGAGTATTCCTTCTTTTTCACATTGTTTTTTAAACTTTTTGAGAGCATTTTCGAAAGAGTCACTCTCACGAACCCTTACATAGGGCATCCATATACCCCTCCTCCCTATTCAAAAGTTGATATAAATTTTAACAATTTCGATTTCATTCTGTCAATGTAACTTCTTGCAAAATTTATCTTATTATGATAAATTCATTGCTATTCTAAACGTAGTAGAATAATTATCTTTATGATAAAGGTTCTAACCTAATAATTTCATAAAATAAAAAATTTAGAAGGAGTTTTATTTGAATATTGAAGTAGCAGATAAATTTCCTCAAATTATGGGAATGAGTCTCAAAATGATTAAGGTTTTTCAACAGATAAAAAAATTTAGTGGAAAAAATTCCCATGTTTTTATATCTGGTGAAAATGGAACATATAAAGAAATTGTTGCAAAATCAATACACTCTAATAGTTTAAGATCTAAGAATCCTTTTATTACGATTGACCTTAATGCTATTCCAAAAGAGTTAATTGAGGTTGAATTATTTGGAAATAAAAGTAAATTGAAAGAGGCGAATGGAGGGTCGCTTTATATAAATTGTATAGAAGAAATGGATTTTAACCTCCAGGATAAACTTATTAGTTTTATAAAAAATAAATCTATTGACGAAAATAATGTAGTTGATTTTGATGTAAGGATAATTTGTGCATCAAGTAAAAGTTTACCGGAGATGATTAAAAGAAGACAAATGCAGGAATCACTTTCAGCTATTTTCAATAATGCTTATATTAGAATACCAGCACTGAGAGAGAGGAAAGAAGACATCTTAAATCTTGCTGAGTATTTTCTTGAAGAAAATATTAAAAAATTTAATTTAGAAACAAAGCAATTTTCAAAGGATGCACGAAATTTCCTTCAAAGACATGACTGGCCTGGAAATATTCGCGAGCTTGAAAATACTATAAAGAAGGCATCTATTCTTTCTTGTGGTCCGATTATTACCAGAAAAGACCTGATAATAGATGACATTGGTCAATATTCTTTGGAAGAATTTTTAGAGATGAAACTTAAACGCTATTTAAAAGAAATGACAGAACTTAAAAATTGCAATATTCATTCATCTGTCATGTCTGAAGTGGAAAAATCACTCATCGCAATAGTATTAAAAGAGACCGGTTTCAATCAGATTAAAGCCTCAAAGACTCTTGGGATTAACAGAAATACACTCCGTGCAAAAATAAAAGAATATAAAATTAAAATATAGATTTTTTGTTTTTATAGTAGGATTTTGCTGTTTTTCGGAGGTGCATTGGTTGTGAATAAAACCAAAACCGATTATATCCAATACGCTCATTTTATTTTTAAATTAAATACAAAAGAATCGCTTGTACTTCCTGTTTATAAAGGCTCGACTTTTAGAGGTGGGTTTGGATATACCTTCAAGCGAGTTGTCTGTGCCATAAAAGACAAAGAATGTTTGGACTGTTTGCTTAAAGAAAAATGCGTCTATTCCTATGTCTTTGAAACCCCTCCACCATCGGATACGAAAATAATGCGGAAGTATAAAGCAGCCCCTCATCCTTTTGTTATCGAACCTCCGCAGGAAAAACGAAGGGGCTTTAAACCGGGAGATGAAATAAATTTCGGCCTTACCTTGATCGGAAGAGCGATAGATTATCTTCCATATTTTATTTATACCTTTGATGAACTTGGAAGGATTGGGATAGGAAAGGGCAAGGCCAAGTATGAGTTAAAAGATGTCAGTTGTGATGGAAAGTTAATTTATGATTCCGAAACCAAAACCCTCAAGACGTTTAGAACTTCATCGCTGCATTTAAACATAGAGAATGTCATTGCGAGGAGTTCCGATGTAAATCAGAACGACGAAGCAATCTCTATTTCCTTTTTAACGCCAACAAGAATTCTCTATGACAACCACCTCACCCGCGACCTCGAATTCCATATCTTCATGAGAAATCTTCTAAGAAGACTTTCACTCCTCTTCTATTTCCATTGCAATGGCGATCC
This region of Nitrospirota bacterium genomic DNA includes:
- a CDS encoding GatB/YqeY domain-containing protein encodes the protein MSLLQKIEDDYKTALKTSDSLKVSVLRMLKASSKNRQIDKGKELSDEDIIDVISSLCKQRKESIEMFSNGGREDLAKKESQELAILQSYLPRQLSPEEIDKIILESIKETSAQGLKDLGRVMRIVMSRVKGLADGKIVNQRVKDLLTGT
- a CDS encoding 30S ribosomal protein S21 gives rise to the protein MPYVRVRESDSFENALKKFKKQCEKEGILSEIKKREHYEKPSVKRKKKALAARKKALKKIRMAVK
- a CDS encoding sigma-54-dependent Fis family transcriptional regulator encodes the protein MNIEVADKFPQIMGMSLKMIKVFQQIKKFSGKNSHVFISGENGTYKEIVAKSIHSNSLRSKNPFITIDLNAIPKELIEVELFGNKSKLKEANGGSLYINCIEEMDFNLQDKLISFIKNKSIDENNVVDFDVRIICASSKSLPEMIKRRQMQESLSAIFNNAYIRIPALRERKEDILNLAEYFLEENIKKFNLETKQFSKDARNFLQRHDWPGNIRELENTIKKASILSCGPIITRKDLIIDDIGQYSLEEFLEMKLKRYLKEMTELKNCNIHSSVMSEVEKSLIAIVLKETGFNQIKASKTLGINRNTLRAKIKEYKIKI
- the cas6 gene encoding CRISPR system precrRNA processing endoribonuclease RAMP protein Cas6; its protein translation is MNKTKTDYIQYAHFIFKLNTKESLVLPVYKGSTFRGGFGYTFKRVVCAIKDKECLDCLLKEKCVYSYVFETPPPSDTKIMRKYKAAPHPFVIEPPQEKRRGFKPGDEINFGLTLIGRAIDYLPYFIYTFDELGRIGIGKGKAKYELKDVSCDGKLIYDSETKTLKTFRTSSLHLNIENVIARSSDVNQNDEAISISFLTPTRILYDNHLTRDLEFHIFMRNLLRRLSLLFYFHCNGDPSGWDFKRLIERAKDVKVKKRDLKWHEWQRYSGRQETRLKMGGFVGEIKFEGKIGHFMPLIKAGEILHIGKGTAFGLGKYEITKDK